A stretch of Brevundimonas naejangsanensis DNA encodes these proteins:
- a CDS encoding M50 family metallopeptidase, which translates to MLGVIGQVLIYVVPFLLVLTVVVTVHELGHFLTARAFGVKMDRFSIGFGRAILRRTDRRGVEWRLGWLPLGGYVKFSGDLDATGVPDRAGLEALRQAVTAEHGPGAERDYLYFKPLWQRALVVAGGPFANFVLAIFIFTLLFSLVGVDLRPARVMEVQPQSPAAAAGFLPGDLITHVNGKLISDGGEVTRVVALSSGDPVRFIVERGDRAVQLTATPERRVETDRIAGRVSVGRIGLALGSTRDEIRHVRYGPVAAVGQGVRETGAILSTTLTYIGRIFTGRETGDQFSGPLGIAKASGALTNAAVAANSEPWAIVRNLLLTLTSFAAILSVGIGFLNLMPIPVLDGGHLLFYAYEAVARRPMAARVQEAGYRVGLALLAGLMLFATWNDLQKLNLFKFLGGLVS; encoded by the coding sequence ATGCTAGGCGTCATCGGCCAGGTCCTGATCTACGTCGTGCCGTTCCTGCTCGTCCTGACGGTCGTGGTGACGGTGCACGAACTGGGGCACTTCCTCACCGCGCGGGCCTTCGGCGTGAAGATGGACCGCTTCTCCATCGGCTTCGGCCGCGCCATCCTAAGGCGAACGGACCGGCGCGGGGTCGAGTGGCGCCTGGGGTGGCTGCCGCTGGGCGGCTATGTGAAGTTCTCGGGCGATCTGGACGCCACGGGCGTGCCCGACCGGGCGGGCCTAGAGGCTCTGCGCCAGGCCGTGACGGCCGAACATGGCCCGGGGGCCGAGCGCGACTACCTCTATTTCAAGCCCCTGTGGCAGCGCGCCCTGGTCGTGGCGGGCGGGCCCTTCGCCAACTTCGTCCTGGCCATCTTCATCTTCACCCTGCTGTTCAGCCTGGTGGGCGTCGACCTGCGCCCCGCGCGGGTGATGGAGGTCCAGCCCCAGTCGCCGGCCGCCGCGGCGGGCTTCCTGCCGGGCGACCTGATCACCCACGTCAACGGCAAGCTGATCTCTGACGGCGGCGAGGTGACGCGCGTGGTGGCCCTGAGCAGCGGCGATCCGGTGCGCTTCATCGTCGAGCGCGGCGACCGCGCCGTGCAACTGACCGCCACGCCCGAGCGCCGGGTCGAGACCGACCGCATCGCCGGCCGGGTCAGCGTGGGCCGCATCGGCCTGGCTCTGGGTTCGACGCGCGACGAGATTCGCCATGTCCGCTACGGCCCGGTCGCGGCCGTGGGGCAGGGGGTGCGCGAAACCGGCGCCATCCTGAGCACCACCCTGACCTATATCGGTCGCATCTTCACCGGCCGCGAGACCGGCGATCAGTTCAGCGGGCCGCTGGGAATCGCCAAGGCTTCCGGGGCCTTGACCAACGCCGCCGTCGCGGCCAATTCCGAGCCCTGGGCCATCGTTCGCAATCTCTTGCTGACGCTGACGAGCTTCGCCGCCATACTTTCGGTCGGAATCGGCTTTCTTAATCTGATGCCTATTCCCGTTCTGGATGGGGGGCACCTGCTGTTCTACGCCTATGAAGCCGTGGCGCGCCGTCCGATGGCCGCCCGGGTTCAGGAAGCGGGATATCGGGTCGGTCTTGCTTTGCTGGCGGGTTTGATGTTGTTCGCGACCTGGAACGATCTGCAGAAGCTCAATCTCTTCAAATTCCTCGGCGGGCTCGTCTCGTGA
- the dxr gene encoding 1-deoxy-D-xylulose-5-phosphate reductoisomerase, with product MIARRVSVLGSTGSVGSSTLDLMAQAQAAGSAAFEVEALTGGANIARLAEQARRWRPRIAVTADPARLDELRAALAGTGVEAAAGPDAVVEAAVRPADWIMASIVGAAGLRSAWAAAGTGATLALANKESLVCCGPALIERVKRSGGRLIPVDSEHSAIFQVFPAEAPERVSKLVLTASGGPFRTLPRTAMTRITPEQAVAHPNWSMGSKISVDSATMANKGLELIEAAYLFDMPGERIDVVVHPESIIHSLVEYVDGSTLAQMGPPDMKTPIACALAWPDRLAWPAPRLDLAALGRLTFEAPDEERFPALRLAREALAAGGSAPIVFNAANEVATLAFLDRRLGFLNIAAVVADTLEKATGAGVSCGSDDACDAALAVDAEARRIAGDVIASLNIAA from the coding sequence GTGATCGCGCGCCGCGTCAGCGTCCTGGGCTCGACCGGATCGGTGGGCTCTTCGACCCTGGACCTGATGGCGCAGGCCCAGGCCGCGGGTTCGGCCGCCTTCGAGGTCGAGGCCCTGACCGGGGGCGCCAACATCGCCCGACTGGCCGAGCAGGCGCGCCGCTGGCGGCCGCGCATCGCCGTCACCGCCGATCCGGCGCGCCTGGATGAGTTGCGCGCTGCCCTGGCCGGAACCGGCGTCGAGGCGGCGGCGGGGCCGGACGCCGTCGTCGAGGCGGCCGTGCGGCCGGCTGACTGGATCATGGCCTCCATCGTCGGGGCGGCGGGCCTGCGCTCGGCCTGGGCCGCGGCCGGGACCGGGGCGACCCTGGCACTGGCCAACAAGGAAAGCCTGGTCTGCTGCGGCCCGGCCCTGATCGAACGGGTCAAGCGCAGCGGCGGGCGGCTGATCCCGGTCGACTCCGAGCACTCGGCCATCTTCCAGGTCTTTCCGGCCGAGGCGCCCGAGCGGGTGTCCAAGCTGGTGCTGACCGCCTCGGGCGGGCCGTTCCGCACCCTGCCGCGGACCGCCATGACGCGGATCACGCCCGAACAGGCCGTGGCCCACCCGAACTGGAGCATGGGCTCCAAGATCTCGGTCGACAGCGCCACCATGGCCAACAAGGGGCTGGAGCTGATCGAGGCCGCCTATCTGTTCGACATGCCGGGTGAGCGGATCGACGTCGTGGTCCACCCGGAATCGATCATCCACAGCCTTGTGGAATATGTGGATGGTTCGACCCTGGCCCAGATGGGCCCGCCGGACATGAAGACGCCCATCGCCTGCGCCCTGGCCTGGCCGGACCGCCTGGCCTGGCCCGCGCCCAGGCTGGACCTGGCGGCCCTGGGCCGGCTGACCTTCGAGGCGCCGGACGAGGAGCGGTTCCCGGCCCTGCGGCTGGCGCGCGAGGCCCTGGCGGCGGGCGGATCGGCGCCCATCGTGTTCAACGCGGCCAACGAGGTCGCGACCCTGGCTTTCCTTGACCGGCGGCTGGGCTTTCTCAATATTGCCGCAGTCGTCGCCGACACCCTTGAAAAGGCGACGGGCGCGGGCGTGTCTTGCGGTTCCGACGATGCCTGCGACGCGGCCCTGGCGGTCGATGCGGAGGCGCGACGGATCGCAGGCGACGTCATCGCCTCGCTGAACATCGCGGCCTAG
- a CDS encoding phosphatidate cytidylyltransferase — protein MALKPRDIALRAASAVVLAPAAVLATWAGGDWFCALVVAAAVLLAFEWARMSAPRLWRSVGVSVALALVVAVIAAHVGQISLALVLMVFGALAAGLFARTRGESALDAAYGVLYLGWPCVLLIWLRDLNEAQGLYWTVLVFAVAWSADILAYLVGSFVGGPKLWPRFSPNKTWSGFIGGLTAGMIAGAAMAGWLEMGRLNAVWGGVLGLAAALATMGGDLWESALKRRFGVKDAGNLIPGHGGLLDRVDGLMFAVVVVAAGRLIVLMLERAA, from the coding sequence ATGGCGTTGAAGCCTCGCGACATCGCCCTGCGGGCCGCTTCGGCGGTCGTGCTGGCGCCCGCCGCGGTCCTGGCGACCTGGGCGGGCGGCGACTGGTTCTGCGCCCTGGTCGTTGCGGCCGCGGTGCTGCTGGCCTTCGAATGGGCGCGGATGAGCGCGCCGCGCCTGTGGCGCTCGGTCGGTGTCAGCGTGGCCCTGGCCCTGGTCGTGGCGGTGATCGCGGCCCATGTCGGCCAGATCTCCCTGGCCCTTGTGCTGATGGTGTTCGGCGCTCTGGCGGCCGGGCTGTTCGCCCGCACGCGCGGGGAATCCGCGCTCGACGCCGCCTATGGCGTCCTCTACCTCGGCTGGCCCTGCGTCCTGCTGATCTGGCTGCGGGACCTCAATGAGGCGCAGGGGCTGTACTGGACCGTTCTGGTCTTCGCCGTGGCCTGGTCGGCCGACATCCTGGCCTATCTGGTCGGCAGCTTCGTCGGCGGGCCCAAGCTGTGGCCGCGCTTTTCGCCCAACAAGACCTGGTCCGGCTTCATCGGCGGCCTGACCGCCGGGATGATCGCCGGCGCCGCCATGGCGGGCTGGCTCGAAATGGGTCGATTGAACGCCGTCTGGGGCGGGGTGCTGGGCCTGGCCGCGGCCCTGGCCACCATGGGCGGCGACCTGTGGGAATCGGCGCTGAAGCGTCGCTTTGGGGTCAAGGACGCGGGCAATCTGATTCCCGGCCACGGCGGCCTGCTGGACCGGGTCGACGGGCTGATGTTCGCCGTGGTCGTGGTGGCGGCCGGGCGGCTGATCGTCCTGATGCTGGAGCGGGCGGCGTGA
- the uppS gene encoding polyprenyl diphosphate synthase, which produces MSAEPVATAPEKGPRHVALIMDGNGRWAQRRGLPRAVGHREGVQALRRTIKAAPELGVECLTVFGFSTENWSRPADEVSDLMGLVRAFVGSDLNRLDAAGVRVKVLGRRKGLPSDIAAIVERAEAQTAGNDKFLLQVAFNYGGRADLVDAAQRLVDRARAGEDVVVDEEMLGTGLSTAGSPPVDLIVRTSGEQRLSNFLLWEAAYAEMVFQEILWPDYGAEALAEAIAQFGQRERRYGGREAVTAPYGEAVS; this is translated from the coding sequence ATGTCGGCCGAGCCCGTCGCCACGGCGCCTGAAAAGGGGCCACGTCACGTCGCCCTGATCATGGACGGCAACGGCCGCTGGGCGCAGCGCCGGGGCCTTCCGCGCGCCGTGGGCCACCGCGAGGGGGTCCAGGCCCTGCGCCGCACCATCAAGGCGGCGCCGGAACTGGGCGTGGAATGCCTGACGGTGTTCGGCTTCTCGACCGAGAACTGGAGCCGTCCGGCCGACGAGGTGTCGGACCTGATGGGCCTGGTGCGGGCCTTCGTCGGCAGCGATCTGAACCGGCTGGACGCCGCGGGCGTGCGGGTGAAGGTGCTGGGCCGGCGCAAGGGCCTGCCCTCCGACATCGCCGCCATCGTCGAGCGGGCCGAGGCCCAGACGGCGGGCAATGACAAATTCCTGCTGCAGGTGGCCTTCAACTACGGCGGCCGGGCCGACCTGGTCGACGCGGCACAGCGACTGGTCGATCGCGCCCGCGCGGGCGAGGACGTGGTCGTGGACGAGGAGATGCTGGGCACCGGCCTGTCGACGGCCGGGTCGCCGCCGGTCGATCTGATCGTGCGGACCTCGGGCGAGCAGCGCCTGTCCAACTTCCTTCTGTGGGAGGCGGCCTACGCCGAAATGGTGTTCCAGGAGATCCTGTGGCCGGACTACGGCGCCGAGGCCCTGGCCGAGGCCATCGCCCAGTTCGGCCAGCGCGAGCGCCGCTACGGCGGACGCGAAGCGGTGACGGCGCCCTATGGCGAGGCGGTGAGCTGA
- the frr gene encoding ribosome recycling factor, translated as MAKPDLKTFRDRMDKSVSALKDDFAGLRTGRASAGLVEPVMVEAYGSISPLNAVAAISVPEPRMISVSVWDKGMVVSVEKAIRSAGLGLNPVVDGQTLRIPVPPLTEERRKDLVKLAGKYAEDKKVAVRNVRRDANDELKKAEKAGDISQDEHKKMEAEVQKDTDAAIKRIDETLKAKEVEIMQV; from the coding sequence ATGGCCAAACCCGATCTCAAGACGTTCCGTGACCGGATGGACAAGTCCGTTTCCGCGTTGAAGGACGATTTCGCCGGACTGCGCACCGGCCGCGCCAGCGCGGGCCTGGTCGAACCGGTCATGGTCGAGGCCTATGGCTCGATTTCGCCTCTGAACGCCGTGGCCGCCATCAGCGTGCCGGAGCCGCGCATGATCTCGGTCAGCGTCTGGGACAAGGGCATGGTGGTCTCGGTCGAGAAGGCCATCCGCTCGGCCGGCCTGGGTCTGAACCCCGTCGTCGACGGCCAGACCCTGCGCATCCCGGTCCCGCCGCTGACCGAAGAGCGCCGCAAGGACCTGGTCAAGCTGGCCGGCAAATACGCCGAGGACAAGAAGGTCGCCGTGCGCAACGTGCGCCGCGACGCCAACGACGAGCTGAAAAAGGCTGAAAAGGCCGGCGACATCAGCCAGGACGAACACAAGAAGATGGAAGCCGAGGTCCAGAAGGACACCGACGCCGCCATCAAGCGCATCGACGAGACCTTGAAGGCCAAGGAAGTCGAGATCATGCAGGTCTGA
- the pyrH gene encoding UMP kinase, which yields MPDAPSEFRYKRVLLKVSGEVLMGDQAYGIDMKTVDVVAAAVAAVARQGVEICLVIGGGNIFRGLSKAAEGMDRANADYMGMLATIMNALAMQGALEKIGVDTRVQSAIPMAAIAEPYIRRRAMRHLEKGRVVIFAAGVGAPFFTTDSGAALRAAEMGCDALLKGTSVDGVYTADPKKDPTATRYDTLTYQEVLAKDLRVMDASAIALMRDSGIPIVVFSIREEGSLHKTLTGQGTFTVITNKAA from the coding sequence ATGCCCGACGCCCCCTCTGAGTTTCGTTACAAGCGCGTCCTGCTGAAGGTCTCGGGCGAGGTGCTGATGGGCGACCAGGCCTACGGCATCGACATGAAGACCGTGGACGTGGTGGCGGCGGCCGTCGCCGCCGTGGCGCGTCAGGGCGTCGAAATCTGCCTGGTCATCGGCGGCGGCAATATTTTCCGCGGCCTGTCCAAGGCCGCCGAGGGCATGGACCGGGCCAACGCCGATTACATGGGCATGCTGGCCACCATCATGAACGCCCTGGCCATGCAGGGCGCGCTCGAGAAGATCGGCGTCGACACGCGCGTCCAGAGCGCCATTCCGATGGCCGCGATCGCCGAACCCTACATCCGTCGCCGCGCCATGCGTCACCTGGAAAAGGGCCGGGTGGTGATCTTCGCCGCCGGCGTGGGCGCGCCCTTCTTCACGACGGACTCGGGCGCCGCGCTGCGCGCCGCCGAAATGGGCTGCGACGCCCTGCTGAAGGGCACCAGCGTGGACGGCGTCTATACCGCCGACCCCAAGAAGGACCCGACGGCGACGCGCTATGATACGCTGACCTATCAGGAGGTCCTGGCCAAGGACCTGCGCGTCATGGACGCCTCGGCCATCGCCCTGATGCGCGACAGCGGCATTCCGATCGTGGTCTTCTCGATCCGCGAGGAAGGCTCGCTGCACAAGACGTTGACGGGGCAGGGCACCTTCACCGTCATCACCAACAAGGCCGCCTGA
- the tsf gene encoding translation elongation factor Ts — protein sequence MAEITAALVKELRERSGVGMMDCKKALVENNGDIEAAIDWLRAKGLSKAAKKADRVAAEGLVAVAVREDGKGEVASAIEFNAETDFVARNDLFQSAAKEFAQLGLHHDGVEAIHGATLENGKTVQDEVTNLIATVGENMQLRRAARLSVDEGVVSTYVHNAVSPGVGRIGVLVALEGAGDKETLREVGRKIAMHVAATAPLALNTSDLDPAAIEKERAVLIEKAKEEGRPDNMIEKIVEGQINKFQKDVVLSKQPFVMDPDVTIEQLVANTGKELGSELKLAGFVRLALGEGVEKVETPDFASEVASMTGGN from the coding sequence ATGGCCGAGATCACTGCCGCCCTCGTGAAGGAGCTTCGCGAGCGTTCGGGCGTCGGCATGATGGACTGCAAGAAGGCGCTGGTTGAGAACAACGGCGACATCGAAGCGGCCATCGACTGGCTGCGCGCCAAGGGCCTGTCCAAGGCCGCCAAGAAGGCCGACCGCGTCGCCGCCGAGGGCCTGGTGGCCGTCGCCGTGCGCGAGGACGGCAAGGGCGAAGTCGCCTCGGCCATCGAGTTCAACGCCGAAACCGACTTCGTGGCCCGCAACGACCTGTTCCAGTCGGCCGCCAAGGAATTCGCCCAGCTGGGACTGCACCACGACGGCGTCGAAGCCATCCACGGCGCGACCCTGGAAAACGGCAAGACCGTTCAGGACGAAGTCACCAACCTGATCGCCACCGTCGGCGAGAACATGCAGCTGCGTCGCGCGGCTCGCCTGTCGGTCGATGAAGGCGTGGTTTCGACTTACGTCCACAACGCCGTCTCGCCCGGCGTCGGCCGCATCGGCGTGCTGGTCGCCCTGGAAGGCGCTGGCGACAAGGAAACCTTGCGCGAAGTGGGCCGCAAGATCGCCATGCACGTGGCGGCCACGGCTCCGCTGGCCCTGAACACCTCGGACCTGGATCCGGCCGCGATCGAAAAGGAACGCGCCGTCCTGATCGAGAAGGCCAAGGAAGAAGGCCGTCCGGACAACATGATCGAGAAGATCGTGGAAGGTCAGATCAACAAGTTCCAGAAGGACGTGGTGCTGTCGAAGCAGCCGTTCGTCATGGACCCGGACGTGACCATCGAGCAGCTGGTCGCCAACACCGGCAAGGAGCTGGGCTCCGAGCTGAAGCTGGCCGGCTTCGTCCGTCTGGCGCTGGGTGAAGGCGTCGAGAAGGTCGAGACCCCCGACTTCGCTTCGGAAGTCGCCTCGATGACCGGCGGCAACTAA
- the rpsB gene encoding 30S ribosomal protein S2: protein MALPEFSMRTLLEAGAHFGHQTHRWNPKMDRYIFGSRSNIHIIDLSQTMPLLHQALVAVRDVAAKGGRVLFVGTKRQAADPVAQAATRCAQYYMNNRWLGGTLTNWRTVSNSIQRLRELEAILQTGEGRNKKELLTLQREKDRLELSLGGIKDMGSVPDIMFVIDTNKESIAIQEARKLNIPIIAILDTNSDPDGITYPVPGNDDAARAIQTYCDLIADAVLDGLAAGAAAQGIDLGASEAPVEPALREAVVAEAEAAPAGTEGAAEELVAAEAEKVEG, encoded by the coding sequence ATGGCTCTGCCTGAATTCTCGATGCGCACGCTGCTGGAAGCCGGCGCTCACTTCGGCCACCAGACGCACCGCTGGAACCCGAAGATGGACCGCTACATCTTCGGCTCGCGCTCGAACATCCACATCATCGACTTGTCGCAGACGATGCCGCTGCTGCACCAGGCCCTGGTCGCCGTGCGCGACGTGGCCGCCAAGGGCGGTCGCGTTCTGTTCGTCGGCACCAAGCGTCAGGCCGCCGACCCGGTCGCGCAGGCCGCCACGCGCTGCGCCCAATACTACATGAACAACCGCTGGCTGGGCGGCACCCTGACCAACTGGCGCACCGTGTCGAACTCGATCCAGCGCCTGCGCGAACTGGAAGCCATCCTTCAAACCGGCGAAGGCCGGAACAAGAAAGAGCTGCTGACCCTGCAGCGCGAGAAGGACCGTCTGGAGCTGTCGCTGGGCGGCATCAAAGACATGGGTTCGGTGCCGGACATCATGTTCGTGATCGACACCAACAAGGAATCGATCGCGATCCAGGAAGCCCGCAAGCTGAACATCCCGATCATCGCCATCCTGGACACCAACTCGGATCCGGACGGCATCACCTATCCGGTGCCGGGCAACGATGACGCCGCCCGCGCCATCCAGACCTATTGCGACCTGATCGCCGACGCCGTCCTGGACGGCCTGGCCGCCGGCGCCGCCGCTCAGGGCATCGACCTGGGCGCTTCAGAAGCTCCGGTCGAGCCGGCTCTGCGTGAAGCCGTCGTGGCTGAAGCCGAAGCCGCTCCGGCCGGCACGGAAGGCGCGGCTGAAGAGCTGGTCGCCGCCGAGGCCGAGAAGGTCGAAGGCTGA
- a CDS encoding GFA family protein yields MSQAETVTHKGSCHCGAVAYEVEVGLEGLVECNCTHCYRKGFVLAFAPRSAFRLTKGEGETTSYFFNRHKIDHRFCKTCGVQPFGYGVAPDGSEVAAINVRTLTDVEPWDWTAQRVDGRSF; encoded by the coding sequence ATGAGCCAAGCTGAAACCGTAACGCACAAGGGATCGTGCCACTGCGGCGCGGTGGCCTATGAGGTCGAGGTCGGGCTGGAAGGCCTGGTCGAGTGCAACTGCACCCATTGTTACCGCAAGGGATTCGTGCTGGCCTTCGCGCCCCGCTCGGCCTTCCGCCTGACCAAGGGGGAGGGCGAGACGACCTCCTACTTCTTCAACCGGCACAAGATCGACCATCGCTTTTGCAAGACCTGCGGCGTCCAGCCCTTCGGCTACGGCGTGGCGCCCGACGGCAGCGAGGTGGCGGCGATCAACGTGCGCACCCTGACCGACGTGGAGCCCTGGGACTGGACCGCCCAGCGTGTGGACGGGCGCAGCTTCTAG